In Christensenellaceae bacterium, the sequence CACTTGCAATTTGTATGAGTTGTATGTAGTTGCCTGTAAGTTCCCGCGAAGGTTATCTAACCATAAATCCAGATACTCATGAAACATCAAGTCTTCAAGTGGTGATGATTCTCTCTTACTTTTGATTTCAAAATTGTTAAGTTCTTTGCGCAGCATGTCTTCTGCTTTTCTTTTGTTCCCTTTTTCATCAAGCCCGGTAGCTATCCATTTTTGTTTTGTGTTATCTTCTAAATCCTTGTATTTAATGACGGCATAATATTTGCCGTTTTTTACTGCCAAATATCCGTTCATTTTTTAACCCCCATAAAAAAATATTCAATAACATCTGTTTTGGCTATCAAATATTTCTTTCCTATTTTCTTTGAGTAAATCAGTCCTTTGTTTACAAGTTTGTACGCATAGTTTTTTCCTATCTTTAACATGGCAGCAAACTGTTGCATATCAAGCACATCCGGATACTCATTAAATATTTCATGTTTTATGATGCTCATAATAGTTAACCTCGCTTTTATTTATTTTGCTTTATTAGGGCATAAAAAAGAAGTGGGTGTCCCACTTGCGATGTATTGGGAATGTGGCTCAAAATTGGTTCAGGGGGTTGTTCAGAATGAATCACCCTGAACATCAGTATTTTAAAGAGATTTATCTCTTTAAAATCTGATTTTGAGCCAAATGCTTATCCTGCTTGGAATAAAATGCATAGCTATACCATAGTTTTTCTTTCCTCCTTAATTATTTTTTTGAAAAGATAAACAGCGAATTTTTAATTCGCTGTTTGGAGGGTAATAATTTTTAGGTTTAAACTTTTACAAAGCTCGATGTTTTTTTGAACTTATTTCGTTGTCCTATTGAAATTTCTTTTCTAAAAAACAAATACCCCTCTACTATATAACTACATTTTTTTGTCAAAAGGTGTCCCGCTTTTTCATGTTTTTACAAAAAAAGTTGAAAAAAGACTTTTTTTCTCCCTTTCCTTTGGCGCGAATAATTAACAAATTAAATACAAAAATATTACAGAAAAATATAGGAACTCAGTCAGATTGGATTTAATGACAAATTTAAAGGGGGCTTGTATGTTTTATGAACTATGTCGCAAAAAAAGATTTAATCCTTTGATTTGTGATGGAGGATTCTTTGACCAACTATTAATCAATTTAATAAAAGTTTAATTTGTAAAATGTAATAATTCTGCTATAATAAGAAATATAAAATAATGATAGAAGAATTAAATTTGAGATAAAAGGGGAATTTGATATGAAACTTATATTGGCGAGTGATTTTAATAATATTCAAAAAGATCAACAAGGCAATAAGTATGCTGTGCCATTTGCTGACTCTAATTTATTTTTAACAAACATAAAAAAATATACATTGCGATATAAAAACCTTGTATTTATTGTCAGCAATCCTGAAACATTAGAGATTAATAATTTTTATGGTAATTTGTTATTTGAATCTCTAAAACTTTCAAAAATTGATTTTGAAAAGAAAACTATTCTTGACAATCGAAATAAGAATGATGCTCCAGAGATAATAAAGGATGCGGATTTAATTTTTTTGTCTGGAGGCAAAGTTGATATACAATCAAAATTTTTAAATGAAATAAATTTAAATGAACATTTAAAAAATTACACTGGCTTGCTAGTTGGTGCATCTAGCGGTGCAATGAATTTATGTAATAGAGTGGTAAGTTTCCCTGAAAATTTAGAGGAAATTAACAAGAATAGCTTATCAAAGTATTTTTTGAATGGTCTTGGTTTTTTTGATAAAATTATAATCCCCCACTTTGATGGTGAGAATAAAAAATATACACGAGGTGGTACTGACGCGATGAAATATTTGTTGGAATTAAGTGTTGGTAATGAGATTATAGCTTTTAATAATGACTCTTATATTTTTCTAGCAGATAGAATACAATATTTTGGTAATATCTATATAATAAAGAATAAAAAAGTAAATAAGTTGGAGGTCAAAAAATAATATAATGCTTTTCTAAATATCATAAATACTTACTGGGTTGATTGATGCATATGTCTAATAACAAAAATTACTGTTGGAAGGAACACATATTATGATTTTTCTCACTTCTTTATGAGAAAAACAAATGCTCAGGCAAAATTAAATGCGTAGCGAAAAATTAAGTGTTGACAATGTTATTATTCTATCTTATAATTAAAGGCAATGAAAAAGTATAGTGATTATTTAGACTTTGTTGAGAACAGTTTTAATGAATGTTTTCGTCTAAAAGGTTATGTAAAAGAACAACCATTTAGGATAACCTCAAGGGTTGACCCGACAGTTGATTTTATTGGCTCAAAAATTTCACCTCTAAAGCGTTTCGTTTTAGATGACAACATATCAAACAATGGACATTCGTTAATTCAAGATTGTTTAAGGACTCAAAGAATAAAAAAAATAACAACGATGGATTTTGATAAATTTGGTTCTTGTTTTAGAATGATGGGTACTTTAACAAAGCCGAACATTGAGAAAGTTGTAGGTGATACATTTGAGTATTTGATGGATAAAGAATATTTAGGTATATCCCCTGATGATTTACGCATTCGAATATGCTCACAAGATAAAGACTTGATTGAAGCGACGAAAAATGTAGATAATAATGTAGTTATGGAATTTGATACTGATAAAGCGCATTATAAACATAAATATGGTTTAGACGCCTATGGCATATTTGGTAGAGATTTTAATATTGCAATGCGCAAGCAAGGTACCAATGAATTTATTAATACGGCGGCAATAGTTTTGATGGAAAATGAACACAATAAGCTTGCAGTTGACATGGGCATTGGAGGTTTAACTCTATCTATGTGTAAGTTCGGTAATGATTCGGCAATTGCAAGCTCGAGAATGGCGGATGTTTTTGATATGCAGTCTATTGAAGAAATTAAGTTCGCCGATAGTATGATTGCAGTTGCCACATTACAAAATGAAAATGTTCATAAATTATCTCGCCATGAAAGCAATCACGCTCATAATATTCGTGCTAAATTCAAAAAATATAATGATGCAGTATCATTTTGGCAAGATAGGCTTGATATAGATGACAATCAGACTTTAGACTATATGAATAAATATGTGGAACTGCAATTCAAAGAGAATAATTTTGAAAGTGAGAACACATGGACGAAGTAAATATTTTCGAGGATCCTCAATTTTATAGAGAAAAACTATTACAATGCGAAAATTTAATCGTTCCAAATTATGATAAAATTAGTGGGAGATCTTTAATTTGTGTTTTTTTTACTTCATATTGTGGTGTGGGATGTCCATTTTGTTTTTTTAAATCTCCATCACCGGAGAATAAAGATGGTGATATACAAAATAGATTGAACTATGAGGCAATTGATAAGTTTATTAAATTTGCTAATGATGCTAATGTTGGATATCTACAGATTTCCGGTGGCGGCGAGCCATTTCTAGAAAGAGGAGCCATTTTAAAAAGTATTGAAAATATAG encodes:
- a CDS encoding helix-turn-helix domain-containing protein, whose product is MSIIKHEIFNEYPDVLDMQQFAAMLKIGKNYAYKLVNKGLIYSKKIGKKYLIAKTDVIEYFFMGVKK
- a CDS encoding Type 1 glutamine amidotransferase-like domain-containing protein, producing MKLILASDFNNIQKDQQGNKYAVPFADSNLFLTNIKKYTLRYKNLVFIVSNPETLEINNFYGNLLFESLKLSKIDFEKKTILDNRNKNDAPEIIKDADLIFLSGGKVDIQSKFLNEINLNEHLKNYTGLLVGASSGAMNLCNRVVSFPENLEEINKNSLSKYFLNGLGFFDKIIIPHFDGENKKYTRGGTDAMKYLLELSVGNEIIAFNNDSYIFLADRIQYFGNIYIIKNKKVNKLEVKK